One Myxococcus stipitatus DNA segment encodes these proteins:
- a CDS encoding PQQ-dependent sugar dehydrogenase, which produces MTVVDRPTALGFTPDGRLLITTQPGQLRVVSGGVLLPTPALNLASKLCSNGERGLLGIAVDPAFTITHHVFLYYTFNKFNTCVSNTANVPVNRVSRFTLSDTNTVDPASELVLLDNIPSTASNHNAGDLHFGSNGFLYVSVGDGGCQLGDPSRCASLNATARRLDVPLGKILRIRKNGGIPTDNPFAAVPGSRRCANPAGVPPGTGPCQEIFATGLRNPFRFAMKPGTSSFLINDVGQDTWEEIDEGILGADYGWNVREGHCATGSTTNCGPPPAGMTNPLFDYKHGTNPAGSPFQGCESITGGAFAPPGSLAASDDNAYFFSDYVCGKMFKLTRGSGTDVTVEAFATGLGSGSAVTLLFGPAGEDQALYYTTYAGGGEVRRITFTGEHNRLPTASLSASPTQGAPPLAVNFNGGASSDPDGDTLTYFWDFGDGSPLTQTASALTNHVYTTSGIFIASLRVRDSNGAMSVQSGYVRIDTSSSPLSGPESGQPVPVDPVRSPRHKSPTVRCDPTARSGCSPSPDR; this is translated from the coding sequence GTGACGGTCGTCGATCGCCCCACCGCGCTCGGCTTCACACCGGACGGGCGGCTGCTCATCACCACTCAGCCCGGCCAGCTTCGCGTCGTCAGTGGCGGCGTCCTCCTCCCGACCCCGGCGCTGAACCTCGCCTCCAAGCTGTGCTCCAACGGAGAGCGCGGGCTCCTGGGCATCGCCGTGGACCCGGCGTTCACCATCACCCACCACGTCTTCCTCTATTACACGTTCAACAAGTTCAACACCTGCGTGTCGAATACCGCCAACGTGCCCGTCAACCGCGTGTCGCGCTTCACGCTGTCGGATACGAACACGGTGGACCCGGCCAGCGAACTCGTCCTGCTGGACAACATCCCCTCCACCGCGAGCAACCACAACGCTGGCGACCTCCACTTCGGCTCGAACGGGTTTCTCTACGTCAGCGTGGGTGACGGCGGATGCCAGCTCGGAGACCCGAGCCGTTGCGCGAGCCTGAACGCCACCGCGCGACGGCTGGACGTGCCGCTGGGGAAGATCCTCCGCATCCGCAAGAACGGCGGCATCCCGACGGACAACCCCTTCGCGGCGGTCCCGGGGAGCCGCCGCTGCGCCAATCCGGCCGGCGTGCCTCCAGGCACGGGGCCCTGTCAGGAGATCTTCGCCACCGGCCTGCGCAACCCGTTCCGCTTCGCCATGAAGCCCGGCACCAGCAGCTTCCTCATCAACGACGTGGGACAGGACACCTGGGAGGAGATCGACGAGGGCATCCTGGGCGCGGACTACGGTTGGAACGTTCGCGAGGGGCACTGCGCCACCGGCTCCACCACCAACTGTGGTCCGCCTCCAGCGGGGATGACCAATCCCCTCTTCGACTACAAGCACGGCACCAACCCCGCGGGCTCGCCCTTCCAGGGGTGCGAATCCATCACGGGTGGTGCCTTCGCTCCTCCCGGGTCGTTGGCCGCATCGGACGACAACGCGTACTTCTTCAGCGACTACGTCTGCGGCAAGATGTTCAAGCTGACGAGGGGCTCGGGGACCGACGTGACGGTGGAGGCCTTCGCCACCGGGCTGGGCAGCGGCTCCGCGGTGACGCTGCTCTTCGGCCCCGCGGGCGAGGACCAGGCGCTCTATTACACGACCTACGCGGGAGGCGGAGAGGTCCGCCGCATCACCTTCACCGGCGAACACAATCGCCTGCCCACGGCGTCCCTCTCCGCGTCCCCCACCCAGGGCGCCCCTCCTCTCGCCGTCAACTTCAATGGCGGCGCCAGCAGCGACCCCGACGGGGACACGCTGACGTACTTCTGGGACTTCGGAGATGGCAGCCCCTTGACGCAAACAGCCTCCGCCCTCACGAACCACGTCTACACCACGAGCGGGATCTTCATCGCATCACTTCGGGTGAGGGACTCGAACGGAGCCATGTCCGTCCAGAGCGGCTACGTCCGCATCGATACGAGTAGCTCCCCGCTCAGCGGCCCGGAGTCGGGCCAGCCCGTCCCGGTGGACCCGGTCCGGAGTCCTCGCCACAAGAGCCCGACTGTCCGCTGCGACCCCACGGCTCGTTCGGGATGCAGTCCATCGCCGGACAGATGA
- a CDS encoding carboxypeptidase regulatory-like domain-containing protein: MRAPRHPWLVAFGALAFAGACGGFNNGLFEEGTVRGRLLGAEADVAHVSVLGQPDLRASVGADGRFELAGVPATSVELFLVASRTRAARAKVVPRGARVTDLGDIDAPQGAFITVRMRDTDGKVPERGEVEVEGTTLDDLKMDTSTGEVRVGPLPAGCYTLEVEGDKLGKVEEELCVREGESLVRDIILRKDDDDDGGTDDDGGD; encoded by the coding sequence ATGCGTGCACCGAGACATCCCTGGCTCGTGGCGTTCGGGGCCCTGGCCTTCGCGGGGGCCTGTGGCGGCTTCAACAACGGGCTCTTCGAGGAAGGCACGGTGCGGGGGAGACTCCTCGGCGCCGAGGCCGACGTGGCGCACGTGAGCGTGCTCGGACAACCCGACCTTCGCGCGAGCGTGGGGGCGGACGGACGCTTCGAGCTCGCGGGCGTCCCCGCGACGTCCGTGGAGCTGTTCCTGGTGGCCTCGCGCACCCGGGCGGCGCGCGCGAAGGTGGTGCCACGAGGGGCCCGCGTCACCGACCTGGGCGACATCGACGCGCCCCAGGGCGCCTTCATCACCGTGAGGATGCGGGACACCGACGGCAAGGTGCCCGAACGAGGCGAGGTGGAGGTCGAGGGCACGACGCTCGACGACCTGAAAATGGACACGTCGACCGGAGAGGTTCGCGTCGGCCCCCTCCCCGCGGGCTGCTACACGCTGGAGGTCGAAGGCGACAAGCTCGGCAAGGTCGAGGAAGAGCTCTGCGTCCGCGAGGGTGAGTCGCTGGTGCGCGACATCATCCTGCGAAAGGACGACGACGATGACGGAGGCACCGACGACGACGGAGGAGACTGA
- a CDS encoding caspase family protein, with product MRRSRLHVVLWLCLLLLSGCGVAAAGAKGKAVRVSLDSARLEAAYEGERHALLIGIGQYDDDAWNDLRYPGKDAEDLGRALADPRRGGFHSVTVLNQPERTTRAAVLEALRALAARPWRPKDILVVYVSGHGTLARDARGELQRYLVMRDTRFRDVQGTGLEMAVLERELERLGSRRRVLVLATCHSGTGKSLLPPSVLDELERTKGAFPPRPLEEDSRASLVLSASDWGEAAREDDALANDIYTHFFVEALDGRGDRNRDGAVSATEAHDWARRHTWTYTQGRQRPSARMTEVGADPVFLAGTLTQPGQPEVFSYSPRLEGFTLKVDGVDAGELPGGVTLPEGNRRLGLHKGGELLWEDTVAFRPGERRALDSLLSEPTEGSRRTVALEVGALGFLDGRSRREVLPPTMMAGASLRWAGALLEQRLDVGVDLSAGQGHQALQLAVGGTVPTRHRAVMLGVTVGPSWRWGRLGVSTGPRVAALWLERSFQLDLLSQDERYVTVWPGWMAGVSWRVGSRLVLEAKGQLLWAYVPVDGKTRAVGFGGLLLGGGYRF from the coding sequence GTGCGCCGCTCCCGCCTCCACGTCGTCCTGTGGCTCTGCCTCCTGCTGCTCTCGGGCTGCGGCGTGGCGGCCGCCGGGGCGAAGGGGAAAGCGGTGCGCGTGAGCCTGGACTCCGCGAGGCTCGAGGCGGCGTACGAGGGCGAGCGCCATGCGTTGCTCATCGGCATCGGCCAGTACGACGACGACGCCTGGAACGACCTGCGCTACCCGGGCAAGGACGCCGAGGACCTGGGGCGCGCGTTGGCGGACCCGCGGCGCGGCGGCTTCCACTCGGTGACGGTGCTGAACCAGCCGGAGCGGACGACGCGCGCGGCGGTCCTGGAAGCCCTGCGCGCACTCGCCGCGCGCCCCTGGCGTCCCAAGGACATCCTGGTGGTCTACGTCTCGGGCCACGGCACGCTCGCGCGCGACGCGCGAGGAGAGCTGCAACGCTACCTCGTGATGCGCGACACCCGCTTCCGGGACGTCCAGGGGACGGGCCTGGAGATGGCCGTCCTCGAACGGGAGCTGGAGCGCCTGGGCTCGCGGCGCCGCGTGCTGGTGCTGGCCACCTGCCACAGTGGCACCGGCAAGTCCCTGCTGCCACCCTCGGTGCTCGACGAATTGGAGCGCACCAAGGGGGCGTTCCCGCCCCGGCCGCTGGAGGAGGACAGCCGCGCCTCGCTGGTGCTGTCCGCCAGCGATTGGGGCGAGGCGGCGCGCGAGGACGACGCGCTCGCCAACGACATCTACACCCACTTCTTCGTGGAGGCGCTCGACGGACGGGGAGACCGCAACCGGGATGGCGCGGTGAGCGCCACCGAGGCCCATGACTGGGCGCGCCGACACACGTGGACGTATACCCAGGGCCGCCAGCGCCCGAGCGCCCGGATGACCGAGGTGGGAGCGGACCCCGTGTTCCTCGCCGGGACGCTGACCCAGCCGGGCCAGCCCGAGGTGTTCTCCTACAGCCCGCGACTGGAGGGCTTCACGCTCAAGGTGGATGGCGTGGACGCCGGCGAGCTCCCGGGCGGCGTGACGCTGCCCGAGGGGAACCGACGGCTGGGACTGCACAAGGGCGGAGAGCTGCTGTGGGAGGACACCGTGGCCTTCCGGCCCGGTGAGCGACGGGCCCTGGACTCACTGCTGAGCGAACCCACGGAGGGCTCGCGTCGCACCGTGGCCCTGGAAGTGGGGGCCCTGGGCTTCCTGGATGGACGCAGCCGCCGCGAGGTGCTGCCCCCCACGATGATGGCGGGCGCGAGCCTGCGATGGGCCGGCGCGCTCCTGGAGCAGAGACTGGACGTGGGCGTTGACCTGTCCGCCGGACAGGGACACCAGGCGCTCCAACTCGCCGTGGGTGGGACGGTGCCGACGCGGCATCGCGCGGTGATGCTCGGCGTGACGGTGGGGCCCTCGTGGAGGTGGGGCCGGCTGGGCGTGTCCACGGGGCCGCGTGTGGCCGCATTGTGGCTGGAGCGCTCCTTCCAGTTGGACCTGTTGAGCCAGGACGAGCGCTACGTCACGGTGTGGCCTGGCTGGATGGCGGGAGTGTCATGGCGCGTGGGAAGCCGGCTCGTGCTGGAGGCGAAGGGCCAACTCCTATGGGCCTATGTGCCCGTGGACGGGAAGACCCGCGCGGTGGGATTCGGAGGCCTGTTGCTGGGCGGAGGGTATCGCTTCTGA
- a CDS encoding RNA polymerase sigma factor, with the protein MTEEELATCIQRATRGAQDAHRELYQRFQGSVRRVALGYSSLGPAEVEDVVQETFVRAFRELARLEHPRAFGRWLVTIARHHAQALSRGARLRGRAAEDLALELETTTPAVPPTLELERRVAVVRALIEELPEGPEKETVRLFYVEGELSAREIAERLGLGKSAVTMRLERFRARVKRQLLARLLAAGVG; encoded by the coding sequence GTGACGGAGGAGGAGCTCGCCACCTGCATCCAGCGGGCGACCCGGGGCGCGCAGGACGCCCACCGGGAGCTCTACCAGCGCTTCCAGGGCTCCGTGCGGCGCGTCGCGCTGGGCTACTCCTCGCTGGGGCCGGCGGAAGTGGAGGACGTGGTCCAGGAGACGTTCGTCCGGGCCTTCCGGGAGCTCGCGCGCCTCGAGCATCCGCGGGCCTTCGGTCGCTGGTTGGTGACGATCGCCCGGCACCATGCCCAGGCGCTCAGCCGGGGTGCTCGGCTCCGGGGGCGCGCTGCGGAGGACCTGGCGCTGGAGTTGGAGACGACCACCCCCGCCGTCCCTCCGACGCTGGAGCTGGAGCGGCGCGTGGCGGTGGTACGAGCGCTCATCGAGGAGCTGCCCGAGGGCCCCGAGAAGGAAACGGTCCGCCTCTTCTATGTGGAGGGAGAGCTGAGCGCGCGGGAGATCGCCGAGCGCCTCGGGCTGGGCAAGAGCGCCGTCACGATGCGCCTGGAGCGATTCCGCGCGCGGGTGAAGCGGCAGTTGCTGGCGCGGCTGCTGGCCGCGGGAGTGGGATGA